The genomic segment CGGGCCGTCGCACCGTAGTGCCGGACCTTCCGGGCCGTCGCACCCTGATGCCGTGATGCCGTGACCGGCGGTGTCCGCCCGGGGGGACGTCGTCCGGTGCGTCCGGTCGAGAGGCGGCCGGAGGTCCTGGGTGGCGGAGCGTCTGTCACGGCCCGGCCGCGGTACGGACCCGGCTCGGCCCCGGGCGGCGGGCCGGGGCCGTCGCTGCTCGTAGACTCGCCTGCGTGGATACGACCCTCCAGGACCCTCTTGTCGGGCAGGTGCTCGACGGCCGCTACCGCGTCGACGCCCGCATCGCCGTCGGCGGGATGGCCACGGTCTACCGGGCCTTGGACACCCGTCTCGACCGGGTGCTCGCCCTCAAGGTGATGCACCCGGCGCTCGCGGCCGACGTCTCGTTCGTCGAGCGCTTCATCCGCGAGGCCAAGTCGGTGGCCCGGCTGGCGCATCCCAACGTGGTCGCCGTCTTCGACCAGGGGGCGCAGGGCGCGTACGTCTATCTGGCGATGGAGTACGTCTCGGGATGCACCCTGCGTGACGTCCTGCGGGAGCGGGGCGCGCTGCGGCCCCGGGCCGCGCTGGACATCCTGGAACCGGTCCTCGCCGCGCTGGGGGCGGCCCACCGGGCGGGGTTCGTGCACCGCGACATGAAGCCGGAGAACGTCCTGATAGGGGACGACGGCCGGGTGAAGGTCGCCGACTTCGGTCTCGTACGGGCGGTGGGTTCCGTCACCGCCACCACGGGCTCGGTGCTGGGCACCGTCTCGTACCTCGCCCCCGAGCAGATCGAGCACGGCACGGCCGACACCCGTGCCGATGTGTACGCCTGCGGTGTGGTCCTGCACGAGATGCTGACGGGCGCCAAGCCGCACACCGGTGGCACCCCGGCCCAGGTGATCTACCAGCACCTCAACGAGGACGTGCCCGCCCCGTCCGCCGCAGTCCCCGGGCTCGCGGCCGAGCTGGACGACCTGGTGGCGGTGGCCGCGGCCCGTGATCCCGAGGTCCGCCCGCACGACGCGGTCGCGCTGCTCGCCCTCGTGCTGGAGGCGCGCGCCGCGCTCACCGAGGAGGAGCTGGACGCCGTGCCCCCGCAGGCGCTCGCCGAGGAGCGTGACGGGGCCGACGACCGTACGAGTGTGATTCCCCGGGCGCTCGCGTCCGGGGCGGACGTCTCCGACCGCACCAGCCGTCTGGAGACCCCTCCACCGCTGTCCCCGCCGCCCGCCCGGAGCGAGCGGTGGACGCCGTTCGGCGGCACGCCGAGGCGGGGTGTGCTCGCCGCCGTGGTGGCGGTGCTGCTGGTCCTGGGCGTCGGAGGCGGGATCTGGTACATCAACTCCGGACAGTTCACCCGGGTGCCCGCCCTCCTCGGGCAGAGCGAGAAGGCCGCCGGGAAGCGCCTCTCCGACACCGGTCTCGATCTCGGCCGGGTCGACCGCGCCTACAGCGACACCGTCGAGCGCGGCACGGTCATCAGCAGCGACCCGAAGGCCGGCGAACGAATCCGGGGCAACGGCTCGGTGTCGCTCGTCGTCTCGCGCGGCCCCGAGATCGTGGCGGTGCCCGATGTGCGGGGCAGCACGCTCGCCGACGCCCGGCGGGCGCTGACGAAGCGAGGGCTGGCGCCCGGCATGGTGACCACGGAGTTCAGCGAGAGCGCCGCCCGGGGCGAGGTGATCCGCACCGACCCCGCCGGGGGCGCCGAGCGGCACCCCGACTCGGCGGTCGCGCTGGTCGTCAGCAAGGGCAGTCCGATCGACGTCCCGGACGTCACCGGCCGGTCGGCCGAGGACGCCACCGCCGAGCTGACCGAGCTGGGCCTCAAGGTCCGGATCGCGCCGGACCGGATCGACTCCGCCGAGGAGAACGGCGACATCGCCCGCCAGTCGCCGGCCAAGGGCTCCCGGGCGGCCGAGGGGGACACCGTCACCCTCACCGTCTCCAAGGGGCCCCGGATGATCGAGGTGCCCGACGTCGTCGGGAAGGACGCCGACAAGGCGCGGAGCGCGCTGGAGGACGCGGGCTTCGAGGTCAAGGTCGACCGTCCGTTGATCTCCTTCAGCGACACCGTCGCCAGCCAGTCCGTCGACGGCGGCGACCGGGCCCCCCAGGGCAGCAGGATCACCATCAGGATCAAGGGGCTCTGAGCACGCTGAGCAGGACGCGCAACCCGGTCGGCGGCCATGTGCCGGTCGTCGGCGGTCTCGCCAGGACCGGCCTCGCATACGCCCGCGGGATGGGCGCGGAGGCCGTCCAGGTCTTCGTCGCCAACCCGCGCGGCTGGGCGACCCCCGCCGGGAACCCGGCCCAGGACGAGCTGTTCCGGGCGGAGTGCGCCGCCGGGTCGGTCCCGGCGTACGTCCACGCCCCGTACCTGATCAACTTCGGCTCGTACACCGAGGCCACCGTCGAGAGGTCCGTGGACTCGCTGCGGCACTCGCTGCGCCGGGCCCGCGCGATCGGCGCGCTGGGCGTGGTCGTGCACACCGGCTCGGCGACCGGCGGCCGGCCGCGCGCGGAGGCCCTGGCGCGGGTACGCGCCCACATGCTGCCGCTGCTGGACGAGCTGACCCGGGACGACGACCCGTATCTGCTGCTGGAGTCCACCGCCGGGCAGGGCTCCTCGCTCTGCTCCCGGACCTGGGACTTCGGCCCGTACTTCGAGGCGCTGGACGCGCACCCGAGGCTGGGCGTCTGCCTGGACACCTGTCACATTTACGCGGCGGGCCACGACCTCACCGGCCCCACGGGCATGCGGCAGACCCTCGATCTGCTGGTGGAGACGGTCGGCGAGGGACGGCTGCAGCTGATCCACGCCAATGACTCCAAGGACGTGGTCGGAGCGCACAAGGACCGGCACGAGAACATCGGCTCGGGTCACATCGGCGAGGAGCCGTTCCGGGAGCTGTTCACCCACCCGGCGACCGAGGGCGTGCCGCTGATCATCGAGACGCCGGGCGGCAAGGACGGGCACGCGGCGGACGTGGCACGGCTGAAGGCACTGCGCGGACGCGGCTGACGCACGCCCGGGAGGGTCCGCGCGCCGTCCGTGACCGCGCGTCCGGGCCCGTCCCCGGGCCCTCTCCCCGGCCCGGGTCAGAGTTCGGGGCCGTCCCCCGGCCGTTCCTGGTAGGAGTAGCGCTGCTCGCTCCACGGGTCGCCGATGTTGTGATAGCCGCGCTCCTCCCAGAAGCCGCGGCGGTCGGCGGTCATGTATTCGACGCCACGGACCCATTTGGGGCCCTTCCAGGCGTACAGATGCGGTACGACGAGCCGCAGCGGGAAACCGTGCTCGGCGGTCAGCAGCTCACCGCCCTTATGGGTCGCGAAGAGCGTCCGCTCCGACGTGAAGTCCGCCAGACGCAGATTGGAGCTGAATCCGTATTCGGCCCACACCATCACATGGGTGACGTCCGGAGCGGGCGGTGCGAGTTCCGTCACCGTACGTGCGAGAACCCCGCCCCATTCGGCGCCGAGCATGCTGAATTTGGTCACGCAGTGCAGATCGGCGACTACCGAGGAGAACGGCAGTCCGGAAAACTCCTCGTGATTCCAGCAGTGTTTCTCGCCGTCCGCGGTGGCCCCGAAGACGCGGAATTCCCAGCGGTCCGGCTTGAACTTCGGAACGGGCCCGTAGTGGGTGACCGGCCAGCCGCGCTGCAGTCGCTGTCCCGGCGGAAGCCCGGACTGCTCCGACTCGCGGTATTCCCGGCTTTCCGGCTGACCCATGCCTCCATGGTGACAGACCGGCAGGGGTGGTGATGACCGGGGCGTATCCGATCGGGGGCAACTCCCACTAAGCCTGCACTTACTGGACGATCAAGAGGGGCGGTGCGAGGATGCGCCCACATGCCCAGTTCACCGCTTGGAAGGAGCGTCCGCGATGCAGGGCGACCCCGAGGTCATTGAGTTCCTGAACGAGCAGCTGACCGCCGAATTGACTGCCATCAATCAGTACTTCCTGCACGCGAAGATGCAGGAGAACTTCGGCTGGACGAAGCTCGCGAAGTACACCCGGGCCGAGTCGTTCGACGAGATGAAGCACGCGGAGATCCTGACGGACCGGATTCTCTTCCTGGACGGCCTGCCGAACTACCAGCGGCTCTTTCACGTGCGGGTCGGTCAGACGGTCACCGAGATGTTCCAGGCCGACCGCCAGGTCGAGGCGGAGGCCATCGACCGGCTGCGGCGGGGCATCGAGGTGATGCGCGGCAAGGGCGACATCACGTCCGCCAACATCTTCGAGTCCATCCTCGCGGACGAGGAACACCACATCGACTATCTGGACACCCAGCTGGAGCTGGTCGAGAAGCTCGGTGAGGCGCTCTACATCGCCCAGCTGATCGAGCAGCCGGACAGCTGATCCGGATCGGCGTCCCGTCCGGGCCGACGGCCGATCGCTCCCCCGGGCGCTCGGACCGGTGCTCGGGCGGACGTCCGGACCACTGACCGGACCGGACATTCGGAGCGGACATTCGGACCGGGCGTTCAGGCCGCGTCGGAGAGCCTGATCTCCGCGGGCAGTGTGTCGGCCACCACCGACGGTACGGCGAGGTCGGCCGTGACCCCCTGCTGCCGCTGGTCGAGGAGTTCGCGGCGCGGGCACCCGCCGCGCCCGAGCAGGGCCTGGATCGTGCGGACACAGCCGCCGCAGTCCGTGCCCGCCTTGCAGGCGGAGGCGATCTGGCGGGGCGTACAGGCCCCGGCGTCCGCATGCTGTCTCACCTGCTGCTCCGTGACGCCGAAACATGAGCAGACGTACACGCGGTTCACCTCCCGGACGGGATCGGTCGTGGCGCCGCCCCGATCTGTTCGGTGAGGCTAACCTAACCTTACCCGGCGTGCCCAGTGGGCAGAAGCCCCGGAACGCCGTGTGGGGCACGGATCACACAGATCCGTGCCCCACACCCCGTCCAGCGGGTCACTGGTCGCGGTACATCTCCGCGACCAGGAAGGCCAGGTCGAGCGACTGGCTGCGGTTGAGCCGCGGGTCGCAGGCCGTCTCGTAGCGCTGGTGCAGATCGTCCACGAAGATCTCGTGGCCGCCGCCGACGCACTCGGTCACGTCGTCACCGGTCAGCTCGACGTGGATGCCGCCCGGGTGGGTCCCCAGACCCTTGTGCACCTCGAAGAAGCCCTTGACCTCGTCGAGGACGTCGTCGAAGCGGCGGGTCTTGTGGCCGGAGGCCGCCTCGAAGGTGTTGCCGTGCATCGGGTCCGTCACCCAGGCCACGGTGGCACCGGACGCGGTGACCTTCTCGACCAGCTCGGGGAGCTTGTCGCGGACCTTGTCGGCGCCCATGCGCACGATGAACGTCAGCCGGCCGGGCTCGCGCTCGGGGTCCAGCCGGTCGATGTAGGTGAGCGCCTCGTCGACGGAGGTCGTCGGGCCGAGCTTGATGCCGATCGGGTTACGGATCTTCGAGGCGAACTCGATGTGCGCGCCGTCCAGTTGACGGGTGCGCTCACCGATCCAGACCATGTGGCCCGAGGTGTCGTACAGCTGCCCGGTCCGCGAGTCGGTGCGGGTCAGCGCGGTCTCGTAGTCCAGCAGCAGCGCCTCGTGCGAGGCGTAGAACTCGACCGCCTTGAACTCGGCCGGGTCCGTACCGCACGCCTTCATGAAGTTCAGCGCGTTGTCGATCTCCCGGGCCAGTGCCTCGTAACGCTGCCCGGACGGGGACGACTTCACGAAGTCCTGGTTCCAGGCGTGGACCTGGCGCAGGTCGGCGTACCCGCCGACGGTGAACGCGCGCACCAGGTTCAGCGTCGAGGCGGACGCGTGGTACATCTGCTTCAGCCGCTCGGGGTCCGGAATCCGCTCGGCCTCCGTGAAGGCGAAACCGTTGACGGAGTCACCGCGGTAGGTCGGCAGCGTCACCCCGTCACGGGTCTCGGTCGGCTTGGAGCGCGGCTTGGAGTACTGGCCCGCGATCCGGCCCACCTTGACGACCGGCACGGAGGCCGCGTACGTCAGTACGGCGCTCATCTGGAGCAGCGTCTTCAGCTTGGCCCGGATGTGCTCGGCGGACACCGCGTCGAATGCCTCGGCGCAGTCACCGCCCTGCAGCAGGAACGCCTCGCCCTTGGCGACGGCTCCCAGGCGGTTGCGCAGCTGGTCGCACTCACCGGCGAAGACGAGCGGAGGATACGAGTCGAGGTCCGCGACTACATCGCGCAGCGCCTCGGAGTCGGGGTACTCGGGCTGCTGCGCCGCGGGAAGGTCTCGCCAGGTGTTCTCACCGGCGACGGAGGTGTTGGCGTTCACGGTCACCTCGACAACCTTACGGGGTCTCGCAACGCGTCCATCCATACGCTCAACAGATGAGACGACCGCTCGAATGACGGCCGGAAATCCGCTAGGGTGCCGTGCATGTTCGCGCAGACGACTCAGAACTGGTGGTGGACCGCTCATCCGGCGGCCCACTGACTCATCGCGCGCGACAGACCACGCGAAGGCCGCCCGAGGGGCGGCCTTCTCCGCGTTCCGGGGGCCGTTCCTCTCTCCGGAAGGAACATCGCCATGCCCGTCCACCTCGTCGAGAGACTCCTCCGCGACGACTGCCCGCCCTTCGCGCTGCTGCGCCGCCGCACCCCGGGCCATGACCAGGACACCGTCGAGGTGCTGATCGGCCCGGTGCGGGAGGCCGGCCGGCTCGCCGACATCCCGGTCGGTGAGCGTCCCTCGCTCGCCCTGGTGCCGTTCCGGCAGATCGCCGAGCGCGGCTTCGACGTACGGGACGACGGCACCCCGCTGGCCGTGCTGGTCGCCGACGAGACGTACGAACTGCCCCTCGACGAGGTGCTGGACCGGCTGCCCGCCCATGAGGTGCGGGTCGAGGGCGGCGCCTTCGACGTCGGTGACGAGGAGTACGCGGACATCGTCGGACGGGTCGTCGAGGACGAGATCGGGCGGGGCGAGGGGGCCAACTTCGTGATCCGGCGCACCTTCCGGGGCGAGATCCCGGGGTTCGGCCGGGCGGACGCGCTGGCGCTGTTCCGTCGGCTGCTGGCCGGTGAGCGGGGCGCGTACTGGACGTTCGTCGTGCACACGGGCGACCGGGTGCTGGTCGGGGCCAGTCCCGAGGTCCATGTGCGGATGTCGGGCGGGACGGTGGTGATGAATCCGATCAGCGGGACGTACCGCTACCCGGCCGACGGGCCGACCGCCGAGGGGCTGCTGGCCTTCCTCGGCGACCGCAAGGAGACCGAGGAACTCTCCATGGTGGTCGACGAGGAACTGAAGATGATGTGCGCGGTCGGCGACATGGGCGGTGTGGTGATCGGGCCCCGGCTCAAGGAGATGGCCCATCTCGCGCACACCGAGTACGAGTTGCGCGGGCGTTCCACCCGGGACGTGCGGGAGGTGCTGCGGGAGACGATGTTCGCGGCGACGGTCACCGGCTCCCCGGTGCAGAACGCCTGCCGGGTGATCGAGCGGTACGAGCGGGGCGGGCGCGGTTACTACGCCGGCGCCCTCGCCCTGCTGCGGCGGGAGCCGGACGGGACGGCGTCCCTGGACTCGCCCATCCTGATCCGTACCGCCGACATCTCCGCCGACGGCCGGCTGCGGGTGCCGGTCGGCGCGACGCTGGTGCGGCACTCGGACCCGGCCGGCGAGGTCGCCGAGACCCATGCCAAGGCGGCCGGGGTGCTGGCGGCGCTGGGGGTGCGGCCGGGGCGGCCCCGGGACGAGGCGGCGCGGCCCCGGCTGACCGGCGATCCCCGGGTACGGGCGGCGCTGGACGCCAGGCGCGACGGGCTCGCGCCGTTCTGGCTGCGGATGCAGGATCTGCCCGCCGGTCGCGCGGGCCGGGCCGGGTCCGCCCTGGTGATCGACGGGGAGGACACCTTCACCGCGATGCTGGCGCATCTGCTGCGCGCGTCCGGCCTGGAGGTGGCGGTACGGCGTTTCGACGAGCCGGGGCTGCGGGAGGCCGCCCTGTCGCACCAGGGGCCGGTGGTGCTCGGTCCCGGACCGGGGAACCCCGGCGACCACGCCGATCCGAAGATGCGGCTGCTGCGCGGACTGACCGCCGAGCTGGTCCGCGAGCACCGGCACGGACTGCTGGGGATCTGCCTCGGCCATGAGCTGATCGCGGCGGAGCTGGGGCTGGAGATCGTACGGAAGACCGTGCCGTACCAGGGGGCGCAGACCCGGATCGATCTCTTCGGGCGTCCGGAGACGGTCGGTTTCTACAACAGCTTCACGGCGCGCTGCGACGAGGAGGCGGTGGGCGAGCTGGCCGCGCACGGCATCGGGGCGAGCCGGGACCGGACGACCGGAGAACTGCACGCGCTGCGCGGGGACGGGTTCGCCTCGGTGCAGTTCCACCCGGAGTCGGTGCTCACGCTGCGCGGGGTGGCGATCGTGGAGGAGCTGCTGGCGGGACTGACGGCGGGACTCCCGAGGCTGACGGGCTGACGGCGGGGCGGGCGGAGGCGGGGCGGGAGCGGGGCGGGGCCCGGGAGTGCCGGGTCCCGCCCCCGGTCAGCGGGCCGGCGGGGCGGGGACCAGGACGTTCTCGGTGCGGCGGCCGGCCAGGTGGTCGGCGACGTTCCGCACGGTCGCGTCGATGATCTGGCCCACGGCGTCGCGGGTGTAGTACGCCTGGTGCGAGGTGACGATGACGTTCGGGAAGGTGACGAGCCGCGCCAGGGTGTCGTCGTCGATGCCCTCGATGGACTTGTCGAGGAAGAAGAGCCCGGCCTCGGCCTCGTACACGTCGAGTCCGACGCCGGTGAACCGGCCCCGGCGCAACTCGGTGACCAGGGCCTCGGTGTCGACGAGCCCGCCGCGGCTGGAGTTGACCAGGATCGCGTCGTCCTTCATCGAGGCCAGCTGGGCGGCCCCGATGAGGTGGTGGGTCGACGGCAGCAGGGGGACGTGCAGGCTGACCAGGTCGGAATCGGCGAGGAGCTGTTCCTTGTCGACGTAGGTCATGCCGAGGGCGGTGCAGGCGGGATTCTCGGTGACGTCCCAGCCCAGCAGGTTCATCCCGAATCCGTGGGCGATCCGGGTGAATGCCTCGCCGATCTTCCCGGTGCCGACCACACCGACCGTCAGACCGTGCATGTCCCGGCCGAGCAGTCCGTCGAGCCGGAAGTCGAAGTCGCGGGTGCGGCTCGCGGCGCGGATGATCCGGCGGTTGACGGCCATCGCCAGGGTCC from the Streptomyces sp. AM 4-1-1 genome contains:
- a CDS encoding (2Fe-2S)-binding protein → MNRVYVCSCFGVTEQQVRQHADAGACTPRQIASACKAGTDCGGCVRTIQALLGRGGCPRRELLDQRQQGVTADLAVPSVVADTLPAEIRLSDAA
- a CDS encoding 3-deoxy-7-phosphoheptulonate synthase class II, yielding MNANTSVAGENTWRDLPAAQQPEYPDSEALRDVVADLDSYPPLVFAGECDQLRNRLGAVAKGEAFLLQGGDCAEAFDAVSAEHIRAKLKTLLQMSAVLTYAASVPVVKVGRIAGQYSKPRSKPTETRDGVTLPTYRGDSVNGFAFTEAERIPDPERLKQMYHASASTLNLVRAFTVGGYADLRQVHAWNQDFVKSSPSGQRYEALAREIDNALNFMKACGTDPAEFKAVEFYASHEALLLDYETALTRTDSRTGQLYDTSGHMVWIGERTRQLDGAHIEFASKIRNPIGIKLGPTTSVDEALTYIDRLDPEREPGRLTFIVRMGADKVRDKLPELVEKVTASGATVAWVTDPMHGNTFEAASGHKTRRFDDVLDEVKGFFEVHKGLGTHPGGIHVELTGDDVTECVGGGHEIFVDDLHQRYETACDPRLNRSQSLDLAFLVAEMYRDQ
- a CDS encoding deoxyribonuclease IV — protein: MSRTRNPVGGHVPVVGGLARTGLAYARGMGAEAVQVFVANPRGWATPAGNPAQDELFRAECAAGSVPAYVHAPYLINFGSYTEATVERSVDSLRHSLRRARAIGALGVVVHTGSATGGRPRAEALARVRAHMLPLLDELTRDDDPYLLLESTAGQGSSLCSRTWDFGPYFEALDAHPRLGVCLDTCHIYAAGHDLTGPTGMRQTLDLLVETVGEGRLQLIHANDSKDVVGAHKDRHENIGSGHIGEEPFRELFTHPATEGVPLIIETPGGKDGHAADVARLKALRGRG
- the bfr gene encoding bacterioferritin codes for the protein MQGDPEVIEFLNEQLTAELTAINQYFLHAKMQENFGWTKLAKYTRAESFDEMKHAEILTDRILFLDGLPNYQRLFHVRVGQTVTEMFQADRQVEAEAIDRLRRGIEVMRGKGDITSANIFESILADEEHHIDYLDTQLELVEKLGEALYIAQLIEQPDS
- a CDS encoding sulfite oxidase-like oxidoreductase; this translates as MGQPESREYRESEQSGLPPGQRLQRGWPVTHYGPVPKFKPDRWEFRVFGATADGEKHCWNHEEFSGLPFSSVVADLHCVTKFSMLGAEWGGVLARTVTELAPPAPDVTHVMVWAEYGFSSNLRLADFTSERTLFATHKGGELLTAEHGFPLRLVVPHLYAWKGPKWVRGVEYMTADRRGFWEERGYHNIGDPWSEQRYSYQERPGDGPEL
- a CDS encoding 2-hydroxyacid dehydrogenase, with protein sequence MEILAFGVQSDEKPLIEKAFAGHHDVRCLDVFLTRDTAPIAAGYEIISTSVNADLGGPVLQTLAAGGTQLIAQRSTGFNNIDLDVAERLGLRVARVSSYSPYSVAEFAWTLAMAVNRRIIRAASRTRDFDFRLDGLLGRDMHGLTVGVVGTGKIGEAFTRIAHGFGMNLLGWDVTENPACTALGMTYVDKEQLLADSDLVSLHVPLLPSTHHLIGAAQLASMKDDAILVNSSRGGLVDTEALVTELRRGRFTGVGLDVYEAEAGLFFLDKSIEGIDDDTLARLVTFPNVIVTSHQAYYTRDAVGQIIDATVRNVADHLAGRRTENVLVPAPPAR
- the pknB gene encoding Stk1 family PASTA domain-containing Ser/Thr kinase, with translation MDTTLQDPLVGQVLDGRYRVDARIAVGGMATVYRALDTRLDRVLALKVMHPALAADVSFVERFIREAKSVARLAHPNVVAVFDQGAQGAYVYLAMEYVSGCTLRDVLRERGALRPRAALDILEPVLAALGAAHRAGFVHRDMKPENVLIGDDGRVKVADFGLVRAVGSVTATTGSVLGTVSYLAPEQIEHGTADTRADVYACGVVLHEMLTGAKPHTGGTPAQVIYQHLNEDVPAPSAAVPGLAAELDDLVAVAAARDPEVRPHDAVALLALVLEARAALTEEELDAVPPQALAEERDGADDRTSVIPRALASGADVSDRTSRLETPPPLSPPPARSERWTPFGGTPRRGVLAAVVAVLLVLGVGGGIWYINSGQFTRVPALLGQSEKAAGKRLSDTGLDLGRVDRAYSDTVERGTVISSDPKAGERIRGNGSVSLVVSRGPEIVAVPDVRGSTLADARRALTKRGLAPGMVTTEFSESAARGEVIRTDPAGGAERHPDSAVALVVSKGSPIDVPDVTGRSAEDATAELTELGLKVRIAPDRIDSAEENGDIARQSPAKGSRAAEGDTVTLTVSKGPRMIEVPDVVGKDADKARSALEDAGFEVKVDRPLISFSDTVASQSVDGGDRAPQGSRITIRIKGL
- a CDS encoding anthranilate synthase family protein produces the protein MPVHLVERLLRDDCPPFALLRRRTPGHDQDTVEVLIGPVREAGRLADIPVGERPSLALVPFRQIAERGFDVRDDGTPLAVLVADETYELPLDEVLDRLPAHEVRVEGGAFDVGDEEYADIVGRVVEDEIGRGEGANFVIRRTFRGEIPGFGRADALALFRRLLAGERGAYWTFVVHTGDRVLVGASPEVHVRMSGGTVVMNPISGTYRYPADGPTAEGLLAFLGDRKETEELSMVVDEELKMMCAVGDMGGVVIGPRLKEMAHLAHTEYELRGRSTRDVREVLRETMFAATVTGSPVQNACRVIERYERGGRGYYAGALALLRREPDGTASLDSPILIRTADISADGRLRVPVGATLVRHSDPAGEVAETHAKAAGVLAALGVRPGRPRDEAARPRLTGDPRVRAALDARRDGLAPFWLRMQDLPAGRAGRAGSALVIDGEDTFTAMLAHLLRASGLEVAVRRFDEPGLREAALSHQGPVVLGPGPGNPGDHADPKMRLLRGLTAELVREHRHGLLGICLGHELIAAELGLEIVRKTVPYQGAQTRIDLFGRPETVGFYNSFTARCDEEAVGELAAHGIGASRDRTTGELHALRGDGFASVQFHPESVLTLRGVAIVEELLAGLTAGLPRLTG